The Fusarium oxysporum Fo47 chromosome II, complete sequence genome includes a region encoding these proteins:
- a CDS encoding histidine phosphatase superfamily: protein MALKELLGHRGYLSAAHRWSPQRTGGRVVPVAMPEHRKMSERSTRDSVSSKRRRFWSLSPSSRRPLISAPSDFRHVSTAADPFLDFPEPTPSRASNLRPAKQLPHRPYRPLELSIYQSDNGVSPIMPHFEPRPANPAPSSDYSDCVSDSQPEEVKPSLEHQKSFSDSPMSFHFPRRQALGSAPSSSHGEDEIPPLIPPKSPGRPRAYSSPDVEKVKERVANAMLEVEKLQKQIDDVIERQSLYVPSRPPTPHSVARTMPGMSSIYGPGDEPLPPTSSDLEPMPSIPALPPAAPSFAQRLNSDIIERPHTAPIRPPRTPVRTPITPPRRSRTPGEQRSPSTPPSRPRRDDMPPPPPLPLVLRPPLRKKKSFSRVSSWLFPGPQHNRNMSFDSVTNAPRPIRGNQGFYQVSLGGASEHRRSTESVDTVTRLRGKVFGYLKCYGNGIKYLGIGFELKNWFLGGRELLALINNYNIPVKITEAVEMVRIPRDDAPSEANRSDASDADAERGRLLSGNDDEAEESYADAERLENWHTEHKRRETRRWSYLVMVTSTVALITVLAIWVHNNTLSSGCEYDGSCNDISKLWGQYSSFFSVPSEVDSSTPDDCEVTIGIALSRHGARYPTAGKTTAYSATIARLQKSVTNYGKGYEWLSDYEYNLGSEDLTDFGQDQMIDSGKAFYERYIGLAEKTEPFIRASGSDRVIMSSHNFTQGFYASRGESGYDYTDDILVIPEEPGINNTLSHGTCSSFEDNDEVGDNSAQTAWGNKFLPPIRDRLNRNLHKAKLSLQETIYLMDLCPFNIVNTPDGVGQSRFCDLFSIEDWRSYDYYMTLGKYYEYGNGNAMGPTQGVGYVNELVSRLTRKPVDDHTTTNRTLDGNPETFPLDRALYADFSHDNTMVSIFSAMGLYNSTSKLPKHHIVPAIRAHGYSSAWVVPFAARIIGLLRELDMELCRDLNAFLHYSGPLILNSEPASAPSSLPKRDHRKMVSTAGGIVIAIIVLLVAGAVGWVVFTQLRARRLGLPPPSLASYLPWHKEDSGYGIQPAPSGIAGWFNDKIRKFKNRNNRSAAGAYEQSGGARGRRGFGPLDPDEAWDSRVGNEADQYGYYEEDVGGRGRDTGYGGGYNMNLAATPGLSGGRGFDEEEDRGRRASRSPASGPGGRNPFDDDAGSSLRGVSPRPIDTGVAKPKNRSGSAESSPTERRSVFRENM from the exons ATGGCTCTGAaggagcttcttggccatCGTGGCTATCTCTCTGCTGCGCACCGCTGGTCTCCTCAGAGGACAGGAGGCCGCGTCGTA CCTGTTGCAATGCCGGAGCATCGTAAAATGTCGGAGAGGTCTACAAGAGACAGTGTCTCgtcaaagagaaggagattctGGTCACTCTCTCCAAGTTCGCGCCGGCCGCTCATTTCAGCCCCTTCAGACTTCCGCCATGTATCAACTGCTGCCGATCCATTTCTTGATTTTCCTGAACCTACGCCATCGAGAGCTTCGAATCTTCGACCTGCGAAACAGTTACCTCATCGCCCTTACCGCCCGCTCGAGTTGAGCATCTATCAGTCCGACAATGGTGTATCTCCTATCATGCCTCACTTTGAACCAAGGCCTGCGAACCCGGCCCCCTCATCAGACTATTCTGACTGTGTGTCGGATAGCCAACCCGAAGAAGTGAAACCTTCATTAGAGCATCAGAAGAGCTTTTCAGATTCTCCCATGTCATTCCACTTTCCACGTCGCCAAGCTCTGGGAAGTGCTCCTAGTTCCTctcatggagaagatgagatccCGCCTTTGATCCCCCCTAAGTCACCGGGTCGTCCTCGTGCGTATAGCTCACCAGATGTGGAAAAGGTCAAGGAACGAGTTGCGAATGCTATGCTAGAGGTTGAAAAACTCCAGAAGCAGATTGACGATGTCATCGAGAGACAGAGTCTTTATGTTCCTAGTCGACCACCAACTCCCCACTCGGTCGCCCGAACCATGCCCGGTATGAGCTCGATCTACGGGCCTGGTGACGAACCGCTCCCGCCGACTTCTTCAGACCTGGAGCCCATGCCGTCAATTCCGGCTCTTCCCCCAGCAGCTCCTTCCTTTGCCCAGCGCCTCAACTCTGATATCATTGAAAGACCACACACAGCACCCATCAGGCCGCCTCGTACGCCTGTGAGAACTCCTATCACACCACCTCGCAGATCCCGAACTCCTGGTGAGCAAAGGTCACCTTCTACCCCTCCTTCTCGCCCCAGGCGAGATGATATGCCCCCACCGCCACCTCTACCTTTAGTACTTCGACCTCCtctgaggaagaagaagtctttTTCCCGGGTGTCGAGCTGGCTCTTCCCCGGGCCACAGCACAACCGTAACATGAGTTTCGACTCTGTCACCAACGCTCCTCGTCCTATCAGGGGCAACCAAGGATTTTACCAAGTTTCGCTGGGCGGAGCATCGGAACATCGGCGGAGCACAGAGTCAGTCGATACGGTCA CTAGACTACGTGGCAAGGTCTTTGGGTATTTGAAATGCTATGGTAATGGGATAAAATATTTGGGAATTGGGTTTGAATTAAAGAACTGGTTTCTGGGCGGCAG GGAGCTATTGGCTCTCATAAACAACTACAACATCCCTGTCAAGATAACCGAAGCAGTAGAAATGGTTCGAATTCCGCGCGACGACGCGCCCTCAGAAGCGAATCGCTCAGATGCATCTGATGCCGATGCTGAGAGAGGGCGACTACTCTCTGgaaatgatgatgaagctgaagagagcTATGCGGACGCCGAGCGACTTGAGAACTGGCATACAGAGCATAAGCGTCGAGAGACCCGACGATGGAGCTACCTTGTCATGGTAACCAGCACAGTTGCATTGATCACAGTACTCGCTATTTGGGTTCACAACAA CACACTGTCATCTGGATGTGAGTATGACGGAAGCTGCAATGACATTTCCAAGCTCTGGGGACAGtattcttccttcttctctgtcCCATCAGAGGTTGATTCATCAACACCGGATGATTGCGAGGTCACTATAGGAATCGCCCTGTCTCGTCATGGAGCTCGATATCCAACCGCCGGCAAGACTACAGCATACAGCGCCACCATTGCCCGCCTCCAGAAATCAGTGACCAACTATGGCAAGGGCTACGAATGGCTCAGTGACTACGAATACAACCTCGGATCTGAGGATCTGACCGATTTTGGTCAAGACCAGATGATTGATTCTGGAAAGGCTTTTTATGAGCGATACATCGGACTCGCTGAAAAGACGGAGCCTTTCATCAGGGCATCAGGATCCGACAGAGTTATCATGTCGTCTCACAACTTCACACAAGGTTTCTATGCCTCTCGAGGAGAGTCTGGATATGACTACACCGATGACATTCTTGTAATTCCCGAGGAGCCCGGTATCAATAACACACTGTCACATGGAACATGTAGCTCGTTCGAGGACAATGATGAGGTTGGCGACAACAGTGCGCAGACCGCCTGGGGAAACAAATTCCTGCCTCCTATTCGGGATAGACTCAACAGGAATCTGCACAAAGCCAAACTGTCGCTACAGGAGACGATCTATCTCATGGATCTGTGCCCTTTCAACATAGTCAACACTCCTGATGGTGTAGGACAATCCCGTTTCTGCGACCTTTTCTCCATAGAAGATTGGCGAAGCTACGATTACTACATGACTCTGGGCAAATACTATGAATACGGTAATGGCAACGCAATGGGACCGACACAGGGCGTAGGATACGTCAACGAGCTTGTTTCTCGATTGACGAGGAAGCCTGTTGATGACCACACCACAACCAATCGCACGTTGGACGGCAATCCTGAGACATTTCCCCTGGACAGGGCGCTATATGCAGACTTCAGCCATGACAACACCATGGTGTCTATTTTCTCAGCAATGGGTCTGTACAACTCGACAAGCAAGCTGCCGAAACACCATATCGTGCCAGCTATCCGAGCACATGGCTACTCATCAGCATGGGTAGTCCCCTTTGCTGCGCGTAT CATTGGACTTCTCAGGGAATTGGATATGGAACTCTGCAGGGACTTAAACGCCTTTCTCCACTACAGCGGGCCACTGATACTAAATTCAGAGCCGGCATCAGCGCCAAGCTCACT CCCA AAGCGGGATCACAGAAAGATGGTGTCGACGGCAGGAGGTATCGTAATCGCCATTATCGTCCTGCTCGTTGCAGGAGCTGTTGGATGGGTTGTATTCACACAGCTTCGTGCTCGCAGACTTGGT CTTCCCCCCCCAAGTCTCGCCTCGTATCTACCATGGCATAAAGAAGACAGCGGCTATGGAATACAACCCGCCCCTAGCGGCATCGCTGGCTGGTTCAACGACAAGATTCGCAAATTCAAGAACCGCAACAACCGATCCGCCGCAGGCGCTTACGAGCAATCCGGCGGTGCCCGCGGCCGTCGCGGCTTCGGTCCGCTCGACCCTGATGAAGCGTGGGACTCGCGCGTTGGAAACGAAGCAGACCAATATGGATACTATGAAGAGGACGTTGGTGGTCGCGGCCGGGACACCGGATACGGCGGTGGTTACAACATGAACCTCGCGGCGACGCCGGGATTGTCGGGCGGTCGAGGTttcgacgaggaggaagatcgGGGTCGTAGGGCGAGCAGAAGTCCTGCATCGGGACCTGGAGGACGTAACCCGTtcgatgacgatgctggTTCAAGTTTGCGCGGCGTGAGCCCTCGACCTATCGACACGGGAGTTGCGAAACCCAAGAACAGAAGCGGCAGCGCCGAGAGCAGTCCGACAGAGCGACGGTCTGTGTTTAGGGAGAACATGTAA
- a CDS encoding acyl transferase/acyl hydrolase/lysophospholipase translates to MRHYRGSLKSLNRVTTRLNTHQRIPRRRLSHRQHRHLWTSPSKNGAKQEAQQKSTFPVAVITGGLFIWWLYPSDDFAQLSGKQSRQRTHEDSPKDEKQDKTQDEESDTDQSAWINFARRFETFCKLNDVQFSSFSDKVVSYLLPEWSRLIPGYVRKLQRELSMSPGSLADEIWQDAHDPLINPEIRYSAKVRVSPNLCDEEKEFLSRRKRVARIGLAKYLGLKEEDVHPDDVPTIAMCGSGGGLRALIAGTGSILATEEDGLFDCVTYTSGVSGSCWLQALSLTSFNKGNIRNLLEHLKARASTHIAYPPVAFQSLASMPTNKYLLSGMVEKLKGDPKADFGLVDVYGVLLAARYLVPKGDLGVNDRDFKLSNQRQYVQYGQLPMPIYTAVRHEIPDLPEAAEQGPIEAEIAKEKAKKEAWFQWYEITPYEFFCEEFGAGIPTWALGRRFNQGCDVPPEDGFHLPELRLPLLMGIFGSAFCATLSHYYREIKPLVQGLTGFGTIDELISTRDDDLVKVHPIDPAKIPNFAYGMHGKLPETTPTSIYDNEYIQLMDAGMSNNLPIYPLLRPGRDVDVLVAFDASADIKTDNWLSVADGYARQRGVKGWPVGIGWPKPGEATSQVVEELDEAQAKSTREAEAKLREAKKEQDELRQEAHEEGKQVMAENDKTKFEPGDQESGDLGYCTVWVGTNTERSTEPPPPSKAISDETSWQLMEPDAGIAVVYLPFISNDKVPGISPGTTDYLSTWNFIYTPEQIDNVTALARANYDEGKQQIRDTIRAVYQRKKKLREEAEKAQRQDRYRSRMRRGEGIRLGEGDHFS, encoded by the coding sequence ATGAGACACTACCGCGGCTctctcaagagcctcaatAGAGTCACTACAAGACTCAATACCCACCAGCGTATCCCACGACGAAGATTATCGCATCGTCAACACCGCCATCTCTGGACATCTCCATCCAAGAACGGTGCCAAGCAAGAAGCACAGCAAAAATCGACGTTTCCAGTAGCAGTAATTACCGGCGGGCTTTTTATCTGGTGGCTCTACCCTTCTGACGACTTTGCACAGCTTTCCGGTAAACAATCAAGGCAGCGAACCCATGAGGACTCTCCAAAGGACGagaaacaagacaagactcAGGATGAAGAATCAGACACGGATCAGTCGGCCTGGATAAACTTTGCTCGCCGCTTCGAGACGTTCTGTAAGCTCAACGATGTTCaattctcttccttctccgACAAGGTCGTTAGTTATCTCCTCCCTGAGTGGTCCAGACTTATCCCGGGTTACGTTCGGAAACTTCAACGTGAACTGTCCATGTCCCCAGGGTCTCTGGCCGACGAGATTTGGCAAGACGCCCACGACCCTCTGATTAATCCCGAGATTCGATATTCAGCCAAAGTTCGAGTTTCACCAAATCTTTgcgatgaggagaaggaatTTTTGTCCCGACGAAAACGAGTCGCCAGAATAGGACTGGCTAAATATCTCGGactcaaggaggaggatgtcCATCCAGATGATGTTCCAACAATTGCCATGTGCGGCTCTGGTGGAGGTCTGAGAGCACTTATTGCTGGAACTGGATCAATTCTTGccacagaagaagatgggtTGTTTGACTGCGTCACATACACCTCAGGCGTGAGCGGCTCATGCTGGCTTCAGGCTCTGAGCCTTACATCGTTCAACAAGGGAAACATTCGTAACCTTCTCGAACACCTCAAAGCTAGGGCCTCAACCCATATCGCCTACCCACCCGTGGCCTTCCAATCTCTTGCTTCTATGCCCACTAATAAATACCTCCTGAGTGGCAtggtcgagaagctcaagggtGATCCCAAGGCAGATTTTGGTCTCGTTGATGTGTATGGTGTCTTACTGGCAGCTCGGTATCTGGTGCCGAAAGGAGACCTTGGGGTCAACGATCGCGACTTTAAGCTCTCAAACCAACGCCAATATGTCCAATACGGGCAGTTACCGATGCCCATCTATACTGCTGTGAGACACGAGATTCCTGACTTGCCAGAGGCTGCTGAACAAGGGCCTATCGAAGCTGAGATCGCCAAagagaaagccaagaaggaggcttGGTTTCAGTGGTATGAGATCACACCCTACGAATTCTTTTGTGAAGAGTTCGGTGCCGGTATCCCCACCTGGGCTCTAGGCCGCAGATTCAACCAGGGATGTGATGTTCCTCCTGAGGATGGCTTCCATCTCCCTGAGCTTCGATTACCACTCCTCATGGGCATCTTTGGTAGCGCATTCTGTGCAACACTCAGTCATTATTACCGAGAGATCAAGCCACTTGTCCAGGGCTTGACTGGTTTCGGGACTATTGATGAACTCATCTCGACACGAGACGATGACTTGGTCAAAGTGCATCCTATTGATCCTGCCAAGATACCCAACTTTGCCTACGGAATGCACGGAAAATTACCGGAAACCACGCCGACCAGTATTTATGACAACGAGTATATTCAACTTATGGATGCTGGAATGTCCAACAACTTGCCTATTTACCCCCTCCTGCGACCGGGCAGAGATGTGGACGTTCTTGTTGCCTTTGATGCCTCTGCAGACATCAAAACCGACAACTGGCTCTCAGTCGCCGATGGCTACGCCCGTCAACGTGGTGTCAAGGGTTGGCCCGTTGGCATTGGCTGGCCCAAGCCTGGAGAAGCTACATCCCAGGTCGTAGAAGAGCTAGACGAGGCACAGGCGAAATCCACTCGTGAAGCTGAGGCTAAACTTCGCGAAGCCAAAAAAGAACAGGATGAGcttcgccaagaagctcacGAAGAGGGCAAGCAAGTTATGGCAGAGAATGACAAGACCAAATTCGAGCCTGGTGATCAAGAGTCCGGCGATTTGGGCTACTGCACTGTCTGGGTTGGGACCAACACAGAACGCAGTACTGAGCCACCCCCTCCCTCAAAAGCAATCTCGGACGAGACATCATGGCAACTCATGGAACCTGATGCTGGCATTGCTGTTGTCTACTTGCCTTTCATTTCCAACGACAAGGTTCCTGGTATTTCTCCCGGAACTACCGATTACCTGAGCACATGGAACTTCATCTATACCCCTGAACAGATTGATAATGTCACTGCGTTGGCTCGAGCAAACTATGACGAGGGAAAGCAGCAGATCCGAGATACCATCCGCGCAGTGTATcagcgcaagaagaagcttcgCGAGGAAGCAGAAAAGGCCCAACGCCAGGATCGCTATCGATCTCGTATGAGGAGAGGCGAAGGCATCCGTCTGGGTGAAGGCGATCATTTCAGTTGA
- a CDS encoding mitochondrial 54S ribosomal protein YmL3: MKRVRIDRWGGQLLQAQARSIGSGISRQAFLQTTRRQASTAAASQANEETPTFANPPSPSPERAAESAKLAALHSRLSLSNKIPLETLARALVVPSADKNPSFNNANLAFLGSTFINYHVLEFLVCKWPRLPMAVLYEALRAYSGKESLHQVARRWGVEAAAAPGEEVDPGLLQWAPRDADMQSRWGSVRQESAFTDRFKPRRGISSRVVYDNAFGDPVNVEKMSSEEGYKYYQHEAYSSFVQAVVGAVYTHSGQDAARDFVKAHVLARQVDVSTMFEFKLPTRELSMLCAREGFEAPIARLESETGRHSRTPVFIVGIYSGSEKLGEGGGPSLDIARWKASMNALKAWYLYSPGNKVRVPSDMYEPDAKRWKAPHIDIGEVI, from the coding sequence ATGAAGAGGGTACGGATCGATCGATGGGGCGGCCAATTGCTGCAGGCCCAAGCCCGCAGTATCGGTAGCGGTATCTCAAGACAGGCATTTCTACAAACGACTCGACGTCAAGCTTCTACAGCTGCCGCTTCTCAAGCCAACGAAGAAACGCCTACATTCGCCAATCCaccatctccttctcccgAACGTGCCGCTGAGTCGGCTAAGCTTGCGGCTCTCCACTCCCGGTTATCCCTCTCCAACAAGATCCCTCTGGAAACTCTCGCCCGGGCCCTCGTCGTTCCATCAGCCGACAAGAACCCCAGCTTCAACAACGCCAACCTCGCTTTCCTCGGCAGCACATTCATCAATTACCACGTCCTCGAGTTCCTCGTCTGCAAATGGCCTCGTCTACCAATGGCCGTCCTCTACGAAGCCCTCCGCGCCTATTCTGGAAAGGAATCTCTGCATCAAGTAGCTCGCAGGTGGGGTGTTGAAGCCGCTGCTGCTCCCGGCGAGGAGGTCGACCCTGGCCTGTTACAATGGGCACCTCGAGATGCGGATATGCAGTCACGCTGGGGCTCTGTCCGTCAAGAGTCCGCTTTTACCGACCGATTTAAACCCCGACGTGGAATCAGCAGTCGTGTAGTCTACGACAATGCTTTTGGTGACCCTGTGAACGTCGAGAAGATGAGCAGCGAGGAGGGCTATAAGTACTACCAACACGAGGCGTACTCTTCATTTGTCCAAGCCGTTGTTGGTGCTGTTTACACCCACTCTGGTCAAGACGCCGCTCGCGATTTCGTCAAGGCTCACGTGCTTGCTCGACAAGTCGACGTTTCTACCATGTTCGAATTCAAACTACCTACACGAGAACTCTCCATGTTGTGCGCTCGTGAAGGATTTGAGGCACCTATTGCTCGTCTAGAGAGCGAGACAGGTCGACATTCACGAACTCCTGTATTCATTGTTGGTATTTACAGTGGTTccgagaagcttggtgaagGTGGCGGCCCTAGCCTGGATATTGCCAGGTGGAAGGCATCGATGAACGCCCTCAAAGCGTGGTACCTCTACAGCCCCGGCAATAAGGTTCGGGTACCAAGTGATATGTACGAGCCGGATGCTAAGCGCTGGAAGGCCCCTCATATCGATATTGGTGAGGTCATCTAA